Proteins encoded by one window of Cyprinus carpio isolate SPL01 chromosome B6, ASM1834038v1, whole genome shotgun sequence:
- the LOC109076538 gene encoding plakophilin-1-like has translation MGVDEAGPGGSLYESNPESNAEQPEGADSWSFTNWTSPVSGVETKGKMMPEPLKSALSIGGVEDTSLALPSDHELRSAQQRVLEQVHTIKRSKSKYSSKSVSGLASPTSPESDSVFCDFKYSSGASLSGPSFSRGGTMTNGTMQKQGFVRQSANSRSFSGQRVTSGSSRLDRPFYSTTKTFPAQTRATNQLYSYKSTRSAPDLGFQSTGNVGAATTQRTQTTRQTFNRLPNTQPAQAYGNSNVPRMPNSNQAIAMQRTVKRPSSLQSNGESRLSMIRTGQAKDISGMNAEKLMADITMQEAIDYLFASDESYQLCGAAYIQHSTFTEDKAKQEVLTLKGIPPLISLLNSPSPQVQETVAAALRNVVFKNQANKEEVRRCDGINETAKLLGDTNSETQKHLTGFLWNLSSADNLKSDLLRTALPALTEKVIEPFSASTDNNSNTSLAPEVFYNATACLRNLSASKQANRHAMRNCKGLIDSLMRYTENCVNAGTPDDQSLENCVCILHNLTYQLETEMPPLFTKINALASYARNRSSSSETGPISCFSCQSQKLQQESGFDYPVMEDNNPKGAGSLFHSKALQMYLNLLNSSEREATLEASCGALQNLTANDSLVSNVLSNTIVQKLNGLKYISPLLQSPNPALQNSAVALLGNLSRSTRTNKTMARQTLPQLVGFLSSGLMKGDSSPEHDSTMATAIHSAHALMKADPETGKSLLNNSLINSLNNMSLNLGLPKSSTAAGVLLHSLWSEKNFQSFFKKQGMNKKSFVNDITSAAFKSLQVVD, from the exons ATGGGCGTTGATGAGGCAGGACCAGGTGGATCTCTCTATGAGTCAAACCCTGAATCAAACGCAGAGCAGCCAGAAGGAGCAGATAGTTGGAGCTTTACGAATTGGACCTCACCTGTCTCTGGAGTGGAGACAAAAGGCAAAATGATGCCCGAACCTTTAAAGTCGGCTCTGTCCATCGGAGGTGTGGAGGACACGTCTCTCGCGCTTCCGTCTGACCACGAGCTGAGATCCGCGCAGCAGCGAGTTCTGGAGCAGGTTCACACCATCAAGAGGAGCAAGTCCAAATACAGCAGCAAAAGTGTGTCTGGACTCGCTTCCCCCACCA GCCCTGAAAGTGACAGTGTGTTTTGCGACTTCAAGTATTCTTCCGGCGCGTCTCTCAGCGGACCCTCGTTCAGCAGAGGAGGAACCATGACAAATGGg ACTATGCAAAAACAAGGCTTTGTGCGCCAGTCAGCCAACTCCCGCAGCTTCAGCGGTCAGCGGGTGACCAGTGGCTCCAGCAGGTTGGATCGGCCCTTCTACAGCACAACCAAAACCTTCCCTGCCCAAACCCGGGCCACTAACCAACTGTACAGCTACAAGTCCACCCGCAGCGCTCCAGACCTGGGTTTCCAGTCCACCGGCAACGTCGGCGCCGCCACCACTCAACGCACCCAAACAACCCGACAGACCTTCAACAGGTTGCCAAACACTCAACCTGCCCAGGCTTACGGAAACAGCAATGTGCCCCGAATGCCTAACAGCAATCAGGCCATTGCCATGCAACGGACCGTGAAACGCCCATCTTCCCTGCAGTCCAACGGAGAGTCCAGGTTGTCCATGATCAGGACCGGACAGGCCAAGGACATCTCTGG GATGAACGCAGAAAAGCTTATGGCTGATATTACGATGCAAGAAGCGATCGACTATCTGTTCGCCTCGGATGAGAGCTACCAGCTGTGTGGAGCCGCTTACATCCAGCACAGCACCTTCACCGAAGACAAGGCCAAGCAAGAG GTGCTGACCCTGAAGGGCATTCCTCCGCTGATCAGCCTGCTGAACAGCCCCAGTCCTCAGGTCCAGGAGACGGTGGCCGCTGCTCTGAGGAACGTGGTCTTCAAAAACCAGGCCAACAAAGAGGAAGTGCGGCGCTGCGATGGAATCAATGAGACTGCGAAGCTGCTCGGCGACACCAACTCTGAGACACAGAAACACCTGACAG GTTTCCTGTGGAACCTCTCCTCTGCGGATAACCTTAAGTCAGATTTGCTCCGTACAGCCTTGCCTGCGCTCACTGAGAAAGTCATCGAGCCGTTTTCAGCAAGTACAGACAACAACTCCAACACCAGCCTGGCACCAGAGGTCTTCTACAACGCCACGGCATGCCTTCG CAACCTAAGCGCCTCCAAACAGGCGAACCGACATGCCATGCGCAACTGCAAAGGCCTCATCGACTCGCTCATGCGCTACACGGAGAACTGCGTAAATGCCGGGACACCTGACGACCAG TCTTTGGAGAACTGTGTCTGCATTCTGCACAACCTCACCTACCAGCTGGAGACCGAGATGCCGCCTCTCTTCACTAAAATAAACGCGCTGGCTAGTTATGCTCGCAATCGATCCAGCTCATCAGAAACTGGTCCGATCAGCTGCTTCAGCTGCCAGAGCCAAAAACTGCAGCAGGAG AGCGGCTTTGACTATCCAGTGATGGAGGACAACAATCCTAAAGGTGCCGGCTCGCTCTTCCACTCCAAAGCCCTGCAGATGTACCTCAATCTGTTGAACTCCAGTGAAAGAGAAGCCACACTTGAGGCCAGCTGTGGAGCGCTGCAGAACCTCACAGCCAATGATAGCTTA GTATCAAATGTATTGAGTAATACAATCGTCCAGAAGCTCAACGGTCTTAAGTACATCAGTCCGTTGTTGCAGTCGCCCAATCCTGCTCTACAGAACAGCGCAGTCGCTCTGCTCGGGAACCTGTCCAGATCCACACGTACAAACAAAACCATGG CTCGGCAGACTCTCCCGCAGCTGGTCGGGTTCCTGAGCTCAGGGCTCATGAAGGGCGACTCCTCGCCTGAACACGACAGCACCATGGCCACAGCTATTCACAGCGCACACGCTCTGATGAAGGCCGACCCTGAGACCGGCAAGAGTCTGCTGAACAACAGCCTGATCAACTCCCTCAACAACATGAGTCTCAATCT GGGTCTGCCAAAGTCCAGCACTGCAGCAGGAGTTCTTCTGCACAGTCTGTGGTCAGAAAAGAATTttcaaagtttctttaaaaag CAAGGCATGAATAAGAAGTCCTTTGTGAATGACATAACGTCGGCAGCTTTCAAATCTCTTCAGGTGGTCGACTAA